From Daucus carota subsp. sativus chromosome 6, DH1 v3.0, whole genome shotgun sequence, the proteins below share one genomic window:
- the LOC135147305 gene encoding probable protein phosphatase 2C 55 isoform X1 — protein sequence MGNNKTKLFRSDVKERINILSGSFYIPKDDRSKPEGDDAHFICEEKQTIGIADGVGGWTKKGVNAGEYARELMINSINALHTVPRGAVDPKRVLSQAYSKTKLPGSCTACLLSLNGNILRAANLGDSGFMVIRNGNVLYKSPVQQHGFNHPYQLGQGSGDHPSSAMRTELTMEAGDVIIVGTDGLFDNMYSEEILLWVTQEINQSSDPQMIAWRLAEAALYNSMDKFADTPFARASRENGGNHSGGKIDDITVIVALILQDYSV from the exons ATTCTTTCAGGGTCATTTTACATACCTAAGGACGATCGATCAAAGCCTGAAGGAGATGATGCTCACTTCATCTGCGAAGAAAAGCAAACCATTGGCATAGCTGATGGAGTTGGAGGTTGGACAAAGAAAGGCGTGAATGCAGGAGAATACGCACGAGAGCTGATGATAAACTCAATAAATGCTCTTCATACTGTCCCTAGGGGGGCTGTGGATCCAAAAAGAGTCTTATCCCAAGCTTATTCAAAGACCAAACTCCCAGGATCATGCACTGCTTGCCTATTATCACTGAATGGCAAT ATCTTAAGGGCTGCTAATTTGGGTGACAGTGGGTTCATGGTGATCAGAAATGGGAACGTACTTTACAAATCACCAGTGCAGCAACACGGCTTTAACCATCCATATCAGCTTGGGCAAGGATCGGGTGACCATCCTAGTTCAGCCATGAGAACAGAACTAACTATGGAAGCAGGTGATGTGATTATTGTAGGAACTGATGGTTTGTTTGATAATATGTACTCAGAGGAGATATTGCTATGGGTTACCCAAGAGATAAACCAGAGCTCGGATCCACAAATGATTGCTTGGAGATTAGCAGAGGCTGCTCTCTACAACTCAATGGACAAGTTTGCTGATACCCCTTTTGCGCGAGCTTCCAGAGAAAATGGTGGCAATCATTCTGGAGGAAAGATTGATGATATTACTGTGATTGTTGCTCTTATTTTACAGGATTATTCAGTTTAG
- the LOC108227738 gene encoding GTP-binding protein BRASSINAZOLE INSENSITIVE PALE GREEN 2, chloroplastic codes for MSLPLSTTSSTKFQLYNSNFTQAISSSRPNIFHGLYKKLCKKKDLCVSLSVKCSQETTQIINESNLEKSSRKGSWKPLLSEGRDEDENFGDVCPGCGIFMQDSDPSLPGYYQERKVDVVSDVLEEEEGEDDFLSDENGDEIDVGFEDSDGEVDKVKSKDGIDWDSEEWDSDFDIDEDDEVELDGFTAPSVGYGNITEESIEKRKRKRVSKSERKRNAREARREIEEVTVCARCHSLRNYGQVKNQTAENLIPDFDFDRLITTRLMKITSRTADSTVVVMVVDCVDFDGSFPKGAAKSLFKALEGSQDNQKISKKLPKLVLVATKVDLLPSQISPTRLDRWVRHRAKANGAPKLSAVYLVSSRKDLGVRNLLTFIKELAGPRGNVWVIGAQNAGKSTLINAFAKKERVKAIKLTEAAVPGTTLGILRIRGVLSAKAKMYDTPGLLHPYLMSMRLNREEQKMVEIRKELKPRTYRMKVGQTVHVGGLMRLDLSQASVQTIYVSIWASPNVSLHMGKTENANDTWSKHAGVRLQPPINADRVPELGEWKAKEVKVSGTSWDVNSIDIAAAGFCWFSLGLKGEATMTLWTFDGVEVTLRDPLVLDRARFLERPGFLLPKAISEALSNQNKLEAQTSRSFDEEASLL; via the exons ATGTCACTTCCACTGTCCACTACTTCCTCAACAAAATTTCAGCTCTACAACTCCAACTTTACTCAAGCTATATCATCATCAAGACCTAACATCTTTCACG GTTTATacaagaaattatgcaaaaagaAAGATTTGTGCGTTTCTTTGTCAGTAAAGTGTAGTCAAGAAACAACCCAGATAATTAATGAGAGTAATTTAGAGAAATCATCAAGAAAAGGCTCTTGGAAACCACTGCTTAGTGAGGGTAGAGATGAGGATGAGAACTTTGGTGATGTTTGTCCTGGTTGTGGGATTTTTATGCAAGATAGTGACCCCAGTCTTCCGGGGTATTATCAAGAAAGGAAGGTGGATGTAGTAAGTGATGTGTTGGAGGAagaggagggggaggatgaTTTCCTGAGTGATGAAAATGGGGATGAGATTGATGTTGGTTTTGAGGATAGTGATGGGGAGGTGGATAAGGTGAAGAGTAAAGATGGGATTGATTGGGATTCGGAAGAATGGGATTCTGATTTTGATattgatgaggatgatgaggtGGAGTTGGATGGGTTTACGGCTCCTAGTGTAGGATATGGGAATATCACGGAGGAGAGTATagagaagaggaagaggaagagagtGTCTAAATCTGAGAGGAAAAGGAATGCGAGGGAGGCTAGGAGGGAGATAGAAGAGGTTACGGTCTGTGCTAGGTGTCATTCGTTGAGAAATTATGGGCAAGTGAAGAATCAGACTGCTGAAAATTTGATACCTGATTTCGACTTTGATAGATTAATAACTACCCGGTTGATGAAAATTACTAGCAGAACTGCTGATTCCACGGTTGTTGTTATGGTTGTTGACTGTGTTGATTTTGATGGGTCCTTTCCTAAAGGAGCCGCCAAGTCCTTGTTCAAGGCATTGGAAGGAAGCCAAGATAATCAGAAGATCAGTAAGAAGTTGCCCAAACTTGTGCTGGTTGCAACAAAGGTTGATCTCCTGCCTTCCCAAATTTCCCCTACTAGGTTAGATAGATGGGTTAGGCATCGTGCTAAAGCAAATGGTGCACCAAAGCTGAGTGCAGTTTATCTGGTTAGTTCCCGTAAAGATCTTGGTGTGAGAAACTTATTgacatttataaaagaattgGCTGGACCTCGAGGGAATGTCTGGGTTATTGGAGCTCAAAATGCGGGCAAATCCACGTTAATAAATGCATTTGCCAAGAAAGAAAGAGTCAAAGCTATTAAACTAACTGAAGCTGCAGTTCCAGGGACTACTCTTGGCATTTTAAGAATTCGAGGGGTATTATCTGCCAAAGCAAAAATGTACGACACCCCAGGTCTCCTGCATCCTTATTTGATGTCGATGAGACTGAATAGGGAAGAACAGAAAATGGTTGAGATACGAAAGGAGCTAAAGCCACGAACTTACAGAATGAAG GTCGGACAGACAGTCCATGTTGGTGGATTAATGAGACTAGACCTGAGCCAAGCCTCCGTTCAAACAATATATGTATCGATTTGGGCGTCTCCAAATGTTTCTTTACATATGGGAAAAACAGAAAATGCCAATGATACCTGGAGCAAGCATGCTGGTGTTAGATTGCAG CCACCCATCAATGCCGACCGAGTTCCTGAATTGGGCGAGTGGAAGGCGAAGGAAGTTAAAGTCTCAGGAACAAGCTGGGATGTGAACAGCATAGACATTGCTGCAGCCGGCTTCTGTTGGTTTTCCTTGGGTTTGAAAGGGGAAGCAACCATGACATTGTGGACATTTGATGGTGTTGAGGTAACCCTAAGAGATCCTTTGGTTCTTGATCGAGCACGTTTTCTTGAGAGACCAGGGTTCTTGCTTCCAAAGGCTATATCAGAGGCTCTGAGCAACCAAAATAAGCTTGAAGCTCAAACAAGTAGAAGTTTTGACGAGGAAGCATCTCTGTTGTAA
- the LOC135147305 gene encoding probable protein phosphatase 2C 55 isoform X2: METSTLMSDVKERINILSGSFYIPKDDRSKPEGDDAHFICEEKQTIGIADGVGGWTKKGVNAGEYARELMINSINALHTVPRGAVDPKRVLSQAYSKTKLPGSCTACLLSLNGNILRAANLGDSGFMVIRNGNVLYKSPVQQHGFNHPYQLGQGSGDHPSSAMRTELTMEAGDVIIVGTDGLFDNMYSEEILLWVTQEINQSSDPQMIAWRLAEAALYNSMDKFADTPFARASRENGGNHSGGKIDDITVIVALILQDYSV; this comes from the exons ATTCTTTCAGGGTCATTTTACATACCTAAGGACGATCGATCAAAGCCTGAAGGAGATGATGCTCACTTCATCTGCGAAGAAAAGCAAACCATTGGCATAGCTGATGGAGTTGGAGGTTGGACAAAGAAAGGCGTGAATGCAGGAGAATACGCACGAGAGCTGATGATAAACTCAATAAATGCTCTTCATACTGTCCCTAGGGGGGCTGTGGATCCAAAAAGAGTCTTATCCCAAGCTTATTCAAAGACCAAACTCCCAGGATCATGCACTGCTTGCCTATTATCACTGAATGGCAAT ATCTTAAGGGCTGCTAATTTGGGTGACAGTGGGTTCATGGTGATCAGAAATGGGAACGTACTTTACAAATCACCAGTGCAGCAACACGGCTTTAACCATCCATATCAGCTTGGGCAAGGATCGGGTGACCATCCTAGTTCAGCCATGAGAACAGAACTAACTATGGAAGCAGGTGATGTGATTATTGTAGGAACTGATGGTTTGTTTGATAATATGTACTCAGAGGAGATATTGCTATGGGTTACCCAAGAGATAAACCAGAGCTCGGATCCACAAATGATTGCTTGGAGATTAGCAGAGGCTGCTCTCTACAACTCAATGGACAAGTTTGCTGATACCCCTTTTGCGCGAGCTTCCAGAGAAAATGGTGGCAATCATTCTGGAGGAAAGATTGATGATATTACTGTGATTGTTGCTCTTATTTTACAGGATTATTCAGTTTAG
- the LOC108225493 gene encoding uncharacterized protein LOC108225493 isoform X1 encodes MAPKNTLSLPPPTIPIGNCQVSVEARNYSYESNQNTLQISLSKYNKINIIVSEDANKQGFDDANPRGHEGKGDYCFVVINAKDDDPESKSMLQEALNMYKKELPAMNYAANTGKKSTFLQRCVSNGKFCTLLVRLSSEEGIGEVLSAVTYQIIPADSLYAEIPLAAVRSINQHKGIGHLMYMELKRRLQSVGVRTIYCWGDEESEGFWHKQGFVPVGEVNTKGRARKLPVRADVRRALCLPGGSTLMVSHLVKDLANSTEPLNHSSPPKLLTWSSPLAICEVQEPGGITKVLDPPNNSIPVTPGSSSHEAKTLISDAGCRDMVPLEDLNCTKIATTLELDQTEADADGKNCSCSAPSSGAKKRRVWDASHTSLNSKKVKGAHLSSCELDSRDCLVDGSSLASYTNKILPNVATKGPLSHTFADGNDDDNEISNFALQNLSKEENLTRPNCYKIMLMNIADKAKQFRLTKIIKELGGDVITDGSLATHVITGKVRRTLNFCTALCCGAWVISACWLKESYRQGRFVDERPFLLTDNEYEVKYRIELQTAVFRGKANPQALLRGYDICVSANVQPPASTISKIATCAGGKVIHGIDEMNEASKTIYVASEVEMKEALVAVNRGIWTFSSEWFMNCVMKQELDFDAPQFAESL; translated from the exons ATGGCACCGAAAAACACCCTTTCTCTTCCACCGCCAACAATCCCAATCG GAAATTGTCAAGTGAGTGTTGAAGCTAGAAACTACAGCTATGAATCCAATCAAAACACACTTCAAATCTCTTTGTCcaaatacaataaaattaatattatcg TGTCCGAGGATGCGAATAAGCAAGGGTTTGATGATGCTAATCCTCGTGGTCACGAGGGAAAAG GTGATTACTGTTTTGTGGTTATTAATGCGAAAGATGATGATCCTGAATCGAAGTCTATGCTTCAG GAGGCATTGAACATGTATAAGAAAGAATTGCCTGCTATGAATTATGCGGCAAATACTGGGAAGAAATCTACATTTCTTCAAAGATGCGTGTCAAATGG GAAATTCTGCACTTTACTTGTGAGATTATCTTCTGAGGAAGGAATTGGAGAG GTTCTTTCCGCAGTAACTTACCAAATAATTCCCGCTGATTCACTGTATGCTGAAATTCCTCTTGCTGCTGTTCGCTCAATCAACCAACACAAG GGGATTGGCCATCTCATGTACATGGAACTGAAAAGAAGACTGCAGAGTGTTGGTGTCCGCACTATATACTGTTGGGGAGATGAAGAGTCTGAAGGATTTTGGCATAAACAG GGATTTGTACCGGTTGGAGAGGTGAACACCAAAGGTAGAGCTCGGAAACTACCTGTTAGGGCTGATGTTCGTAGAGCATTATGCTTACCTGGCGGCTCAACCCTTATGGTTTCTCATCTTGTTAAAGATTTAGCTAACTCTACAGAACCTTTGAATCATTCATCTCCGCCAAAGCTATTAACTTGGTCTTCACCGCTTGCTATTTGTGAAGTTCAAGAGCCAGGAGGCATAACAAAGGTCCTGGATCCTCCTAATAACTCAATTCCAGTGACTCCCGGCTCTTCATCCCATGAAGCAAAAACATTGATATCGG ATGCAGGTTGCCGGGATATGGTTCCCCTGGAGGATCTTAACTGCACAAAAATAGCTACTACTCTAGAATTGGACCAAACTGAAGCTGATGCTGACGGGAAGAATTGTTCTTGTTCTGCTCCCAGTTCTGGTGCAAAGAAGAGAAGGGTATGGGATGCTTCCCATACCTCACTAAACTCAAAGAAAGTAAAGGGAGCTCATCTAAGTTCTTGTGAGTTAGATTCTAGAGATTGTCTTGTGGATGGAAGCTCTTTGGCCTCTTACACAAACAAAATTTTGCCTAATGTTGCTACCAAGGGTCCTTTAAGTCACACTTTTGCAGATGGGAATGACGATGATAATGAAATCAGTAATTTTGCATTACAAAATCTCAGCAAAGAGGAGAATTTAACAAGGCCAAATTGCTACAAAATTATGCTCATGAATATTGCTGATAAAGCTAAGCAATTCCGTCTGACCAAG ATTATTAAAGAACTTGGTGGGGATGTTATTACAGATGGAAGTCTCGCAACCCATGTGATCACTGGAAAAGTGAGGAGAACTTTAAATTTCTGCACAGCGCTTTGCTGTGG AGCTTGGGTGATATCAGCATGCTGGTTGAAAGAAAGTTATCGGCAGGGCAGATTTGTTG ATGAAAGGCCTTTTCTTCTGACAGACAATGAGTACGAAGTGAAGTATAGAATTGAGCTACAAACTGCAGTTTTTAGAGGAAAGGCAAATCCTCAAGCTTTGCTTCGTGGGTATGATATATGTGTCTCAGCCAATGTCCAACCTCCAGCAAGTACCATATCAAAAATTGCTACATGTGCTGGTGGAAAG GTCATCCATGGCATTGATGAAATGAATGAAGCGTCAAAAACAATATATGTCGCAAGTGAAGTGGAGATGAAGGAAGCACTTGTTGCTGTGAACAGGGGAATATGGACTTTCAGCTCAGAGTGGTTTATGAATTGTGTGATGAAGCAAGAACTAGACTTTGACGCTCCCCAGTTTGCAGAATCTCTTTAA
- the LOC108225493 gene encoding uncharacterized protein LOC108225493 isoform X2, with protein MAPKNTLSLPPPTIPIGNCQVSVEARNYSYESNQNTLQISLSKYNKINIIVSEDANKQGFDDANPRGHEGKGDYCFVVINAKDDDPESKSMLQEALNMYKKELPAMNYAANTGKKSTFLQRCVSNGKFCTLLVRLSSEEGIGEVLSAVTYQIIPADSLYAEIPLAAVRSINQHKGIGHLMYMELKRRLQSVGVRTIYCWGDEESEGFWHKQGFVPVGEVNTKGRARKLPVRADVRRALCLPGGSTLMVSHLVKDLANSTEPLNHSSPPKLLTWSSPLAICEVQEPGGITKVLDPPNNSIPVTPGSSSHEAKTLISGCRDMVPLEDLNCTKIATTLELDQTEADADGKNCSCSAPSSGAKKRRVWDASHTSLNSKKVKGAHLSSCELDSRDCLVDGSSLASYTNKILPNVATKGPLSHTFADGNDDDNEISNFALQNLSKEENLTRPNCYKIMLMNIADKAKQFRLTKIIKELGGDVITDGSLATHVITGKVRRTLNFCTALCCGAWVISACWLKESYRQGRFVDERPFLLTDNEYEVKYRIELQTAVFRGKANPQALLRGYDICVSANVQPPASTISKIATCAGGKVIHGIDEMNEASKTIYVASEVEMKEALVAVNRGIWTFSSEWFMNCVMKQELDFDAPQFAESL; from the exons ATGGCACCGAAAAACACCCTTTCTCTTCCACCGCCAACAATCCCAATCG GAAATTGTCAAGTGAGTGTTGAAGCTAGAAACTACAGCTATGAATCCAATCAAAACACACTTCAAATCTCTTTGTCcaaatacaataaaattaatattatcg TGTCCGAGGATGCGAATAAGCAAGGGTTTGATGATGCTAATCCTCGTGGTCACGAGGGAAAAG GTGATTACTGTTTTGTGGTTATTAATGCGAAAGATGATGATCCTGAATCGAAGTCTATGCTTCAG GAGGCATTGAACATGTATAAGAAAGAATTGCCTGCTATGAATTATGCGGCAAATACTGGGAAGAAATCTACATTTCTTCAAAGATGCGTGTCAAATGG GAAATTCTGCACTTTACTTGTGAGATTATCTTCTGAGGAAGGAATTGGAGAG GTTCTTTCCGCAGTAACTTACCAAATAATTCCCGCTGATTCACTGTATGCTGAAATTCCTCTTGCTGCTGTTCGCTCAATCAACCAACACAAG GGGATTGGCCATCTCATGTACATGGAACTGAAAAGAAGACTGCAGAGTGTTGGTGTCCGCACTATATACTGTTGGGGAGATGAAGAGTCTGAAGGATTTTGGCATAAACAG GGATTTGTACCGGTTGGAGAGGTGAACACCAAAGGTAGAGCTCGGAAACTACCTGTTAGGGCTGATGTTCGTAGAGCATTATGCTTACCTGGCGGCTCAACCCTTATGGTTTCTCATCTTGTTAAAGATTTAGCTAACTCTACAGAACCTTTGAATCATTCATCTCCGCCAAAGCTATTAACTTGGTCTTCACCGCTTGCTATTTGTGAAGTTCAAGAGCCAGGAGGCATAACAAAGGTCCTGGATCCTCCTAATAACTCAATTCCAGTGACTCCCGGCTCTTCATCCCATGAAGCAAAAACATTGATATCGG GTTGCCGGGATATGGTTCCCCTGGAGGATCTTAACTGCACAAAAATAGCTACTACTCTAGAATTGGACCAAACTGAAGCTGATGCTGACGGGAAGAATTGTTCTTGTTCTGCTCCCAGTTCTGGTGCAAAGAAGAGAAGGGTATGGGATGCTTCCCATACCTCACTAAACTCAAAGAAAGTAAAGGGAGCTCATCTAAGTTCTTGTGAGTTAGATTCTAGAGATTGTCTTGTGGATGGAAGCTCTTTGGCCTCTTACACAAACAAAATTTTGCCTAATGTTGCTACCAAGGGTCCTTTAAGTCACACTTTTGCAGATGGGAATGACGATGATAATGAAATCAGTAATTTTGCATTACAAAATCTCAGCAAAGAGGAGAATTTAACAAGGCCAAATTGCTACAAAATTATGCTCATGAATATTGCTGATAAAGCTAAGCAATTCCGTCTGACCAAG ATTATTAAAGAACTTGGTGGGGATGTTATTACAGATGGAAGTCTCGCAACCCATGTGATCACTGGAAAAGTGAGGAGAACTTTAAATTTCTGCACAGCGCTTTGCTGTGG AGCTTGGGTGATATCAGCATGCTGGTTGAAAGAAAGTTATCGGCAGGGCAGATTTGTTG ATGAAAGGCCTTTTCTTCTGACAGACAATGAGTACGAAGTGAAGTATAGAATTGAGCTACAAACTGCAGTTTTTAGAGGAAAGGCAAATCCTCAAGCTTTGCTTCGTGGGTATGATATATGTGTCTCAGCCAATGTCCAACCTCCAGCAAGTACCATATCAAAAATTGCTACATGTGCTGGTGGAAAG GTCATCCATGGCATTGATGAAATGAATGAAGCGTCAAAAACAATATATGTCGCAAGTGAAGTGGAGATGAAGGAAGCACTTGTTGCTGTGAACAGGGGAATATGGACTTTCAGCTCAGAGTGGTTTATGAATTGTGTGATGAAGCAAGAACTAGACTTTGACGCTCCCCAGTTTGCAGAATCTCTTTAA
- the LOC135147281 gene encoding probable protein phosphatase 2C 55 produces the protein MQKRYNVPQNIDCFVINFIRPSLVEERVNIVLGSFYIPKDNKSNPKGDDAHFICGQKQTIGIADGVGGWTRQGVNAGEYARELMLNSVIALDAEPNGAVIPSRVLSEAYSKTKLPGSSTACLLSLNGNILCAAILGDSGFVVVRDGNVVYKSPVQQHSFNYPYQLGPASSDLPSSAIEIELKMMAGDVIVAGTDGLFDNMHLEEISAQVSQGISRGSDPQDLAWTIAENALYNSFDRFAVTPFARASRENGGSHSGGKRDDITVLVAFVQPAVVAESPFKPRG, from the exons ATGCAAAAACGATACAATGTACCTCAAAATATTGATTGCTTTGTTATTAACTTTATCAGGCCTAGTTTGGTGGAAGAAAGAGTGAATATTGTTCTGGGATCATTTTACATACCTAAAGACAACAAATCAAATCCTAAAGGAGATGATGCTCATTTCATCTGTGGACAAAAACAGACCATTGGCATAGCAGATGGAGTTGGAGGTTGGACAAGACAAGGCGTGAATGCTGGAGAATATGCGCGAGAGCTGATGTTAAACTCAGTAATAGCTCTTGATGCTGAACCTAACGGAGCTGTGATTCCTAGCAGAGTCTTATCAGAAGCTTATTCAAAGACCAAACTCCCAGGATCATCCACTGCATGCCTTTTATCACTGAATGGCAAT ATATTGTGCGCTGCTATTTTGGGTGACAGTGGGTTCGTGGTGGTTAGAGATGGGAATGTAGTGTACAAGTCACCTGTGCAGCAACATAGTTTTAACTATCCTTATCAACTTGGACCAGCGTCCAGTGACCTTCCGAGTTCAGCCATAGAGATCGAACTAAAAATGATGGCAGGGGATGTGATTGTTGCTGGAACAGATGGCTTGTTTGACAATATGCACTTGGAGGAGATATCGGCACAGGTTAGTCAAGGCATAAGCCGGGGCTCAGATCCTCAAGACCTTGCTTGGACAATTGCAGAAAATGCTCTGTACAATTCATTTGATAGATTTGCTGTGACCCCATTCGCTCGAGCCTCTAGGGAAAACGGTGGCAGCCATTCTGGAGGCAAGAGAGACGACATCACTGTGCTGGTTGCTTTTGTTCAACCAGCAGTTGTAGCAGAATCACCTTTTAAACCGAGAGGATAA
- the LOC108227739 gene encoding protein EARLY RESPONSIVE TO DEHYDRATION 15, with product MELVSKGKSALNPNAPLFIPAALRQVEDFSPEWWQSVTTSTWFHTYWLSQQGENDDYHGCDEDDSEDIVNLLPDTIDLGTVEEFLEMETHFEQFIQSSEAEAEAERKSSLSASKETPGSGQEVDPVELMKSLGLSNSFKEKSPRSTLQSAKYWEKPAKSVSPKSCNRRIQQPR from the exons ATGGAATTGGTCTCGAAAGGAAAGTCCGCCTTAAATCCCAATGCCCCGCTCTTTATTCCAGCTGCTCTTCGTCAAGTGGAGGACTTCTCACCAGAATGGTGGCAATCGGTGACGACCTCTACATGGTTCCATACATACTGGCTCAGCCAGCAAGGCGAGAATGATGATTATCATGGATGTGATGAAGATGACTCGGAAGACATTGTTAACTTGCTGCCTGATACAATTGATCTTGGTACTGTggaagaatttcttgaaatggAGACGCACTTTGAGCAATTTATACAATCATCTGAGGCAGAGGCAGAAGCAGAAAGGAAGTCATCTCTGTCTGCTTCGAAAGAAACCCCTGGAAGTG GACAGGAAGTTGATCCAGTGGAACTAATGAAGAGTCTGGGCTTGTCAAATTCTTTCAAGGAAAAAAGTCCCAGGTCCACATTGCAATCTGCAAAGTATTGGGAGAAGCCGGCCAAGTCTGTGAGCCCGAAATCTTGTAACCGTCGCATCCAGCAGCCACGTTGA